One Brassica oleracea var. oleracea cultivar TO1000 chromosome C7, BOL, whole genome shotgun sequence genomic window carries:
- the LOC106301320 gene encoding signal peptidase complex subunit 3B has protein sequence MHSFGYRANSLLTFAVTILAFMCAIVSFSFSNQTPSAQIQILNINWFQKQPHGNDEVSLTLNITADLQSLFTWNTKQVFAFVAAEYKTSKNSLNQVSLWDAIIPEKEHAKFWIQISNKYRFIDQGYNLRRKDFNLTLHWHVMPKTGKMFADKIVMSGYSLPDAYR, from the exons ATGCATTCTTTTGGGTACAGAGCGAATTCTCTGCTCACATTCGCTGTGACGATACTGGCCTTTATGTGCGCGATTGTATCCTTCTCCTTCAGTAACCAAACTCCCTCTGCTCAGATCCAG ATATTGAACATCAATTGGTTTCAGAAGCAACCCCATGGAAATGATGAG GTCAGCTTGACACTGAACATAACAGCGGACTTGCAGTCACTCTTTACTTGGAACACAAAGCAG GTATTCGCTTTTGTAGCAGCAGAGTATAAAACCTCCAAGAATTCCCTAAACCAG GTTTCTCTATGGGATGCCATAATACCCGAGAAGGAGCATGCCAAGTTCTGGATACAAATCTCAAATAAGTACCGTTTCATTGATCAG GGATACAACCTCCGAAGGAAAGATTTCAACTTGACACTGCACTGGCATGTCATGCCCAAGACTGGCAAGATGTTTGCTGACAAAATAGTCATGTCTGGTTATAGTTTACCTGATGCATACAGATGA
- the LOC106304139 gene encoding uncharacterized protein LOC106304139, with amino-acid sequence MLTLCIESYITVVISIFDALALAFYNKLESYGTEPTIVLATSINPKLVGGRFVNVTSGTHLYFDTETAVGKEKIDKLTGEGTYETTSSSKVVYAQKEALIASELKQYVIAADPQIIEFL; translated from the exons ATGCTTACTCTTTGCATAGAGAG TTATATCACCGTGGTCATTAGCATCTTTGATGCCTTAGCCCTTGCATTTTATAACAAACTCGAGAGCTACGGGACGGAACCAACAATTGTACTTGCCACCAGCATAAATCCGAAACTTGTTGGAG GTCGATTTGTTAATGTCACATCTGGAACACACCTTTACTTCGACACGGAGACCGCTGTTGGAAAAGAAAAGATTGACAA GTTGACAGGTGAAGGCACATATGAGACAACATCTTCATCGAAGGTGGTATATGCACAGAAAGAAGCCCTGATCGCTTCAGAGCTAAAGCAATATGTTATCGCTGCCGACCCTCAG ATAATTGAGTTTCTTTGA